One region of Cinclus cinclus chromosome 1, bCinCin1.1, whole genome shotgun sequence genomic DNA includes:
- the METTL6 gene encoding tRNA N(3)-methylcytidine methyltransferase METTL6 isoform X4: MFQEKVSASCLNIVTTSTEDGAFQKKGHSARVLSPEEEEKLAKDQVLVSEFKQLKLEKEAQKNWDLFYKRNHTNFFKDRHWTTREFQELKACREFADQKLTILEAGCGVGNCLFPLLEEDLNIFAYACDFSPRAVEYVKKNALYSTERCKVFQCDLTKDDLLDSIPADSVDVVTLIFVLSAIHPDKMHLVLRNIYKSSYLSFSRLRDMSKWSMNMCSEKP, translated from the exons ATGTTCCAAGAAAAGGTGTCAGCCAGTTGCTTAAATATAGTAACAACATCTACTGAAGATGGTGCTTTCCAAAAAAAAGGCCATAGTGCTCGAGTCCTTAGTccagaagaagaggaaaaattggCAAAAGATCAGGTTTTGGTGTCTGAATTCAAACAACTGAAACTGGAGAAAGAGGCACAGAAGAACTGGGATCTATTTTACAAAAGAAACCACACCAACTTCTTCAAAGACAGACATTGGACAACCAGAGAGTTTCAAGAGTTAAAGGCATGTCGTGAG TTTGCAGATCAAAAACTGACCATTCTGGAAGCAGGCTGCGGGGTTGGGAACTGCTTGTTTCCACTCTTAGAAGAAGATCTGAATATTTTTGCATATGCCTGTGATTTCTCTCCTAGAGCTGTTGAGTATGTGAAG AAAAATGCCTTATATAGTACTGAAAGATGTAAAGTGTTCCAGTGTGATCTTACCAAAGATGATCTTCTAGACAGTATACCAGCAGATTCTGTAGATGTTGTCACACTTATATTTGTGCTTTCTGCCATTCATCCTGACAAAATGCATCTTGTCCTGAGGAACATTTACAAG AGTTCTTATCTCAGCTTTTCAAGGCTGAGGGATATGAGCAAGTGGTCAATGAATATGTGCAGCGAGAAACCGTGA
- the METTL6 gene encoding tRNA N(3)-methylcytidine methyltransferase METTL6 isoform X3 produces MFQEKVSASCLNIVTTSTEDGAFQKKGHSARVLSPEEEEKLAKDQVLVSEFKQLKLEKEAQKNWDLFYKRNHTNFFKDRHWTTREFQELKACREFADQKLTILEAGCGVGNCLFPLLEEDLNIFAYACDFSPRAVEYVKVLKPGKCVLFRDYGLYDHAMLRFKSGSKLGENFYVRQDGTRSYFFTEEFLSQLFKAEGYEQVVNEYVQRETVNRKEDLCVPRVFLQSKFKKPFSET; encoded by the exons ATGTTCCAAGAAAAGGTGTCAGCCAGTTGCTTAAATATAGTAACAACATCTACTGAAGATGGTGCTTTCCAAAAAAAAGGCCATAGTGCTCGAGTCCTTAGTccagaagaagaggaaaaattggCAAAAGATCAGGTTTTGGTGTCTGAATTCAAACAACTGAAACTGGAGAAAGAGGCACAGAAGAACTGGGATCTATTTTACAAAAGAAACCACACCAACTTCTTCAAAGACAGACATTGGACAACCAGAGAGTTTCAAGAGTTAAAGGCATGTCGTGAG TTTGCAGATCAAAAACTGACCATTCTGGAAGCAGGCTGCGGGGTTGGGAACTGCTTGTTTCCACTCTTAGAAGAAGATCTGAATATTTTTGCATATGCCTGTGATTTCTCTCCTAGAGCTGTTGAGTATGTGAAG GTGTTAAAGCCAGGGAAGTGTGTCCTGTTCCGAGACTATGGCCTGTATGATCATGCAATGCTCAGGTTTAAATCTGGCAGCAAACTTGGGGAAAACTTTTATGTCAGACAAGATGGGACAAGATCATATTTTTTTACTGAAG AGTTCTTATCTCAGCTTTTCAAGGCTGAGGGATATGAGCAAGTGGTCAATGAATATGTGCAGCGAGAAACCGTGAACAGGAAAGAAGACTTGTGTGTTCCAAGagtttttcttcaaagcaaatttaaaaagccTTTCAGTGAGACATAA
- the METTL6 gene encoding tRNA N(3)-methylcytidine methyltransferase METTL6 isoform X2, with translation MFQEKVSASCLNIVTTSTEDGAFQKKGHSARVLSPEEEEKLAKDQVLVSEFKQLKLEKEAQKNWDLFYKRNHTNFFKDRHWTTREFQELKACREKNALYSTERCKVFQCDLTKDDLLDSIPADSVDVVTLIFVLSAIHPDKMHLVLRNIYKVLKPGKCVLFRDYGLYDHAMLRFKSGSKLGENFYVRQDGTRSYFFTEEFLSQLFKAEGYEQVVNEYVQRETVNRKEDLCVPRVFLQSKFKKPFSET, from the exons ATGTTCCAAGAAAAGGTGTCAGCCAGTTGCTTAAATATAGTAACAACATCTACTGAAGATGGTGCTTTCCAAAAAAAAGGCCATAGTGCTCGAGTCCTTAGTccagaagaagaggaaaaattggCAAAAGATCAGGTTTTGGTGTCTGAATTCAAACAACTGAAACTGGAGAAAGAGGCACAGAAGAACTGGGATCTATTTTACAAAAGAAACCACACCAACTTCTTCAAAGACAGACATTGGACAACCAGAGAGTTTCAAGAGTTAAAGGCATGTCGTGAG AAAAATGCCTTATATAGTACTGAAAGATGTAAAGTGTTCCAGTGTGATCTTACCAAAGATGATCTTCTAGACAGTATACCAGCAGATTCTGTAGATGTTGTCACACTTATATTTGTGCTTTCTGCCATTCATCCTGACAAAATGCATCTTGTCCTGAGGAACATTTACAAG GTGTTAAAGCCAGGGAAGTGTGTCCTGTTCCGAGACTATGGCCTGTATGATCATGCAATGCTCAGGTTTAAATCTGGCAGCAAACTTGGGGAAAACTTTTATGTCAGACAAGATGGGACAAGATCATATTTTTTTACTGAAG AGTTCTTATCTCAGCTTTTCAAGGCTGAGGGATATGAGCAAGTGGTCAATGAATATGTGCAGCGAGAAACCGTGAACAGGAAAGAAGACTTGTGTGTTCCAAGagtttttcttcaaagcaaatttaaaaagccTTTCAGTGAGACATAA
- the METTL6 gene encoding tRNA N(3)-methylcytidine methyltransferase METTL6 isoform X1, with translation MFQEKVSASCLNIVTTSTEDGAFQKKGHSARVLSPEEEEKLAKDQVLVSEFKQLKLEKEAQKNWDLFYKRNHTNFFKDRHWTTREFQELKACREFADQKLTILEAGCGVGNCLFPLLEEDLNIFAYACDFSPRAVEYVKKNALYSTERCKVFQCDLTKDDLLDSIPADSVDVVTLIFVLSAIHPDKMHLVLRNIYKVLKPGKCVLFRDYGLYDHAMLRFKSGSKLGENFYVRQDGTRSYFFTEEFLSQLFKAEGYEQVVNEYVQRETVNRKEDLCVPRVFLQSKFKKPFSET, from the exons ATGTTCCAAGAAAAGGTGTCAGCCAGTTGCTTAAATATAGTAACAACATCTACTGAAGATGGTGCTTTCCAAAAAAAAGGCCATAGTGCTCGAGTCCTTAGTccagaagaagaggaaaaattggCAAAAGATCAGGTTTTGGTGTCTGAATTCAAACAACTGAAACTGGAGAAAGAGGCACAGAAGAACTGGGATCTATTTTACAAAAGAAACCACACCAACTTCTTCAAAGACAGACATTGGACAACCAGAGAGTTTCAAGAGTTAAAGGCATGTCGTGAG TTTGCAGATCAAAAACTGACCATTCTGGAAGCAGGCTGCGGGGTTGGGAACTGCTTGTTTCCACTCTTAGAAGAAGATCTGAATATTTTTGCATATGCCTGTGATTTCTCTCCTAGAGCTGTTGAGTATGTGAAG AAAAATGCCTTATATAGTACTGAAAGATGTAAAGTGTTCCAGTGTGATCTTACCAAAGATGATCTTCTAGACAGTATACCAGCAGATTCTGTAGATGTTGTCACACTTATATTTGTGCTTTCTGCCATTCATCCTGACAAAATGCATCTTGTCCTGAGGAACATTTACAAG GTGTTAAAGCCAGGGAAGTGTGTCCTGTTCCGAGACTATGGCCTGTATGATCATGCAATGCTCAGGTTTAAATCTGGCAGCAAACTTGGGGAAAACTTTTATGTCAGACAAGATGGGACAAGATCATATTTTTTTACTGAAG AGTTCTTATCTCAGCTTTTCAAGGCTGAGGGATATGAGCAAGTGGTCAATGAATATGTGCAGCGAGAAACCGTGAACAGGAAAGAAGACTTGTGTGTTCCAAGagtttttcttcaaagcaaatttaaaaagccTTTCAGTGAGACATAA
- the EAF1 gene encoding ELL-associated factor 1: MNGSANSLLDKEEHPLQLGESFERRPKASFHTIRYDFKPASIDTSCEGDLQVGKGDDVTITLPHIPGSTPPMTVFKGNKRPYQKDCVLIINHDTGEYVLEKLSSSIQVKKTRAEGSSKIQARIEQQSARASQPPSQFRAPTKPAAGPKTSPLKDNPSPEPQLDDIKRELRAEVEIIEQMSSSSGSSSSDSESSSGSEDESSSSEGEEPAHVSPSQPPHQQYNNRNAVANGTSRPQGSNQLMNTLRNDLQLSESGSDSDD, from the exons aTGAACGGCTCGGCGAACTCGTTGCTGGACAAGGAGGAGCACCCGCTGCAGCTGGGCGAGAGCTTCGAGCGGCGGCCCAAGGCCTCCTTCCACACCATCCGCT atGATTTTAAACCAGCATCGATTGATACGTCTTGTGAGGGGGACCTCCAAGTGGGTAAAGGAGATGATGTTACCATCACTTTGCCACATATTCCA GGTTCAACTCCACCAATGACTgtctttaaaggaaataaaaggccATATCAGAAGGACTGTGTGCTTATTATCAATCATGACACTGGGGAATATGTGCTGGAAAAACTTAGTAGCAGCATTCAAGTCAAGAAAACAAG AGCAGAGGGCAGCAGTAAGATCCAAGCACGGATAGAGCAACAATCTGCCCGAGCATCTCAGCCTCCTTCACAGTTCAGAGCCCCAACCAAGCCAGCAGCTGGACCTAAAACTTCTCCTTTGAAGGATAATCCTTCACCAGAGCCTCAGCTGGATGATATTAAGAGAG agctgagagcagaggtTGAAATTATTGAGCagatgagcagcagcagtggaagcAGCTCATCGGATTCAGAAAGCTCATCTGGGAGCGAAGATGAAAGCTCCAGCAGCGAGGGGGAAGAGCCAGCACATGTTTCCCCTTCCCAGCCACCACACCAGCAGTATAACAACAGGAATGCTGTTGCTAATGGCACCAGCAGGCCACAAGGAAGCAATCAGCTCATGAACACGCTCA gaAATGACTTGCAGTTGAGTGAGTCTGGGAGTGACAGTGATGACTAG